CGGGGTCCAGAGCCGTGCCGAACCGGCCGTGGTGCAGAAGGTGGCTGGCGCGGTAGTCGCTGATCAGCGCTCCGGTGGGCATTCCGGCGAGGATGAAGGCCAGCACGTCGTTCCATCGCCGGTGTGAGCGGCTCCAGTTGAAATGCGAGCTCTCGTGCACAAGGCACTCCAGGGCGCGCAGCTGCCGCGCGATGGCGACCACCGCGACGGCTGAGGCGAGCACCCCGAGGATCATCGGGCCGTCCAACACCGCCCAGGTGGCCCCTGCGACCAGCAGCCACGCCACGACATGATCCACCGCCGCGAGCGCGAGGGTCAGCCCGCAGCGCGTCCGGTGCGCGTCGGCGATGATCGAGCGCATGTCCTTGGGAGGCGAGTAACCCCGGCGGTAGGCAAGAAAAGTCGTCTCCGGGCGGTCACGATCGACCACCTCGTCCTGCAACGGAAGCATGTCTCATTCCTTGTACTCGCGATAAATGGGGGATCCGGCTTGGAAGAGCCTTTGTGTATGAGAAAGATACAATCATATTAATTTACTGTCCAAGTAATAGACACAGAAAACGTCGCACATTAGGGCCTTTTATACGGCACCTTCCCTTTATGTCCGACTCGTCGGCCTGTCGACAGCCCGAGGGCGGACGTCTGGTGGACCAGTACCGCCGGTGAGGCCGCTGCGCCGACTGGCCGACTGGCCGACTGACGACTGGCCGACTGACGACTGGCCGACTGGCCGACTGGCCGACTGGCCGACTGGCCGAGGCTCGCGTGCTCATCGAACATGCGACGGCGCCGCTGATCGGCAGCGGCTCGCCGCTGGCCTCTTGTGACGCCTGCGGTGAGCCGCCACGGACCGGTGCGGCCCCGTCAGTCGAACGGGCGCAACTTGACGTTCAGCTCCGCCTCGCACTCCAGCGCGGTCTCAACGATCGCCGCGGGGTGAGTCGCCGGGTCGTAGCGACCGCGAACCGCGAGCAGGCCGATCGGCTCGAAGCCCAGCGGCGCGGCCCAGACGTGGTCACCGCGACCGTTGATCGCGTAGTACTCCCGGAAGTTGGGATGCCGCAAGGCGTAACCGGCCGAGTTCTCCTCGATGACACCGGTGCGATAGATGAATCGGATGCACGTCGCGACCCTGCCAGGATGCCGGGCGCCGGCCATCTCCATCGCTTCTTCGGTGTCACCGAACGCTGCGGTCAAGAAGATGGCCACCAGGTCGACCGCGTGGACGTCCCGGATGTTGCGGTAGACGTGACCGCCGCTGATCCGGGTGCTGAACTCGACGAACCGGAAGGCCCCGTCGGCGCCGCGGCGTAGTTCGGCGTTGACCAGCGCGGTCTGCAGATCCAGCGTCTGCACCAGCCTCTGCATGAGGCCGTCGACGTTGGCTTCTGCCTCAGCGTCACCGAAGGGCATGACGTAGAGGTCTTCCTCGAAACACGGAGGATTCGGAAAGCTCTTGGTGTTGATGCCGGCCAGCACGAACTTGCCGTCGATGACGGCGCCGTCCACGGTGATCTCGTCTCCGGGCAGGTACTCCTCGATCAGTGCCCAGGTCTCGGGGAAGCCGTTGTCGTAGAAGTGCTCGGCTCCGGTGTGGGCGATGCCGCGGATCTCATCGAGCAGTTCCCGGGCGCGCTTGGGATCATCGACCAGTTCGACGTTCGAGCTTCCCGCGCCGCGGGTCGGCTTGACCACGAAGGGCGTGCCGACCTGCGCCATCGCCGCGTCGATGTCGCTGTAGTCACCGATCCTGATGGACAACGGCGTCGGCAACCGGTGTGCCAGCAGGTGCGCTCGCTGCAGTGACTTGTCCCGTGCGATCCGGTCGGCTTCTGGCCTGCTCCAGGTGACACCGTGGCGAGCATTGGCCTGCCCCACCGACACGATGTCCATCTCATAGAACGTGACAGCGAACGGCGCCCCGGTCTTCTTCAGGGCGATCAGGATCTCTTCGGTCAGCTCGTCTGCCGACGCGCCCGGCGCCAGGATTCGCACCGAGGCGTAGCGCGGGTCGTCAAGGGTTGACTTCTCATCGGTCAGCAGGTGAATCGCCAAGCCGGCCTGGAACATCGCCTCGATGTGGTCATTGCGGATCAACAGGTAGTTGCGCAGGACCAGGACCACCGGGCGGTTGAGATAAGACTTCACTGCGAGATTCTCCATACTGCGTAGAGGCCGACTGCGAGGGCGCAGGTGAGGACGGATGTGCCCAACCAGAGGGCGTCGTGTGAGTGAGCGAAGACGCTCATGCCGATGGCCGGCCCGAGCGAGAAACCGAGGCTCTGCGCGGTGGCGAGCAGGCCTTGGTATCGGGCCTCGGTGCCAGGGGGAGACAGCTCGGCGACGGCGGCATTGGCCACGGGGGCAAAGGCCATCTCCCCGACTGTGAAGGCGATGAACGCCACGATGATGACGGCTGCCAGCGTCACCATGGCGGCCACCACCAGGCCCGCCGTCATCAACAGGACGCCGCCGAGGATAGGCAGCACCCACGGCAACCGCCGAGTCACCGAGCTGATCGGCAGCTCGAACACGATCACCAGGAGTCCGTTCAGGGCCAGCAGCGCGCCGTAGAAGGCCGTGGAGTGGCCGTGGCTGACCAGCTGAAGCGGCAGTGTGGACTGATACTGCGCGTACACCGCCGCGACTCCGAACAGCAGCAGGCACAGCGTCCACGGCGGCAAGTGCCTCGCCGAGGACGGCGCGGGCGGCAGCGTGGCCAGCGGCTCCTCGGTGGCGGCCTCCTGCTCGCCCGTCTCCTCCAGGGCAGCGGCCAGCTCTGACTCAGGTCGCGCATGCCGCAGGCCGAGGAAGATGAACAGGGCGCAAGCGGCGTACGCGATCGCTTCCACGATGAACAAGATGGTGTAGGACCGAGTCGCGATGACACCGGCGATGAGCGCTCCGAGAGCGGAGCCGACGTTGAGGGCAAGGCGGAAGAAGGCGAATGTAGGCACCCGGTCCGCTGGCTCGGTGTTGACGATGAGCAGGGCAGAGGCC
The sequence above is a segment of the Jatrophihabitans sp. genome. Coding sequences within it:
- a CDS encoding ATP-grasp domain-containing protein; this encodes MKSYLNRPVVLVLRNYLLIRNDHIEAMFQAGLAIHLLTDEKSTLDDPRYASVRILAPGASADELTEEILIALKKTGAPFAVTFYEMDIVSVGQANARHGVTWSRPEADRIARDKSLQRAHLLAHRLPTPLSIRIGDYSDIDAAMAQVGTPFVVKPTRGAGSSNVELVDDPKRARELLDEIRGIAHTGAEHFYDNGFPETWALIEEYLPGDEITVDGAVIDGKFVLAGINTKSFPNPPCFEEDLYVMPFGDAEAEANVDGLMQRLVQTLDLQTALVNAELRRGADGAFRFVEFSTRISGGHVYRNIRDVHAVDLVAIFLTAAFGDTEEAMEMAGARHPGRVATCIRFIYRTGVIEENSAGYALRHPNFREYYAINGRGDHVWAAPLGFEPIGLLAVRGRYDPATHPAAIVETALECEAELNVKLRPFD
- a CDS encoding MFS transporter — translated: MTSVTSSEQVPRSVLQVVLHTPRPVRILIFGIFISRTGSFFATFATLFLTDRGFATETLPAVLVAIGVAGMVGSLAGGWLADHIGHRATLVLSMLASAAAVAMLVVSPTRALIVVAVCAVSLCTQAYTPAASALLIVNTEPADRVPTFAFFRLALNVGSALGALIAGVIATRSYTILFIVEAIAYAACALFIFLGLRHARPESELAAALEETGEQEAATEEPLATLPPAPSSARHLPPWTLCLLLFGVAAVYAQYQSTLPLQLVSHGHSTAFYGALLALNGLLVIVFELPISSVTRRLPWVLPILGGVLLMTAGLVVAAMVTLAAVIIVAFIAFTVGEMAFAPVANAAVAELSPPGTEARYQGLLATAQSLGFSLGPAIGMSVFAHSHDALWLGTSVLTCALAVGLYAVWRISQ